GCGTAGAATTTAAGTGAATGCAAAAATGGAGTATTGCCATgaagaaataaacaaatgagCAGAAACCGTTAAAACCCTCAACAAACACGAACGTATTTCGAAAAGTATAAATCATTTGCCagacaataaacaaataaaatcccATTTCATTTATTGGTAGTTCCGCGTGGCGACgctgttgtatttatttctcAGTGTTCATACTAGGGTggcccaaaaaaaaaaatcagagatCAAATAAAGTTGAGATTCTATATCAGCAACTTTTGATTATGACGAGAAGTAAGTCGGCATTTCAGACTCTACTCAGAGATAATAAAAATCTAGCCGAACGAGAATACCAAGATGGTATAAGAGAAGACTTGATACTCTGGTTTGGTCTCCCGAAAAAGTAGTTTGAAAAATTCAGAGTGGATTCGAAATAGAAGACTTAACCTCTAGCGAACACACATATGCACCCAAAGGTCTCGGATACATATATATCCAAGGCATCTAATCTGCTTCTATTAATCTTTGCGGTCTAGAATCAGGTGTTCAGCAAAGAAGGCTGCTAACAGATGTGCAGAGTGGGTGCATTCACTGCAATAACTGAGCGGCTATAATGGCTTTGAGCTGACTGACTGCTGATATTAGGAATAGCTTCAAGCTTCTTCCATAGTAAACTTGTCTAGTCACAGGAATCGCAGGAAACTTGCAAAGCCGGTAAACTTTTTAGAAAGGTCATCCGTTTCTCAATCCAATTGGAAGCGAGTCGAATTTGCGTTGTCTTCCTGTGATGTCTCTTGGACCTCCAGTGAGCTGAGTAAACGCTGTTCAACAACCAGAACTTATGTGAATGTGAGAGTCATCTGGCTTCGAACCACTGGCTCTCAGCGAATTCAATCTCGCTGCAACTGTGTGACGGGACACTGTCCAATAGGTTCACACATGGTTCAAAGGAAACAAGTTATATTCGCACATCGTGTGGACCACCCTATACTACACACATATGCGCACTGCAGCACCTTCATCAGCCATATTTTCCCACCTTCTACATGCCATAAGTTCGCGCTCATTCTTAAACCCTTTGCTACATACGCTCTTCACGCTGCTTCTCTCACATGTTTGCTTTACTTAACCTTCTGCTGCtctttgttgtttgctttttgcgccaataaaataaaatttattggcaCATTTGTGGCtagcaaaaaaatgtttggtgAGTTCGCCGAAAAATGCTGGCGGTTACGGCATAAAGTTGAGAACAAACGCAAATAAAAAGGCACACAAACCCACAAACAGAGTTCAAATATTAAGAAGCCAATCGCCGAAAAAAGTTCGCAATCTAGTTATGCTATTCAAATTCGCACGTCGCGACAAGATGATAAAGTGCCTGCACAAAAGCCGGGCGCGAATTGCTCAATTGTATCGCGCTGTAGCTTGGCGAGCTGCAGCGATTTGATGCTATCTTCCAATCAGCGATATCTTCGCATTTATCATGCTAAGCATGCTTAGCACAGAAGCGCGCCTCACGTCGCCGTTCTTTAGCGCTGACGTAGCGCGAATGAATTCTTACCCCTTTTTATGTGGGCCCAAACTGGCGGCGCTTCCTTCCAAGAAAcgcgctaaacaaacaataaagcgaCGGTTGACATGGGTCCACTTTTGCGGTGATATATGCGACGGGCAGAGCGCTAAAACTCGCCGCACGTAATGAATTCTTTTAGGTGTGCGACAAAGTCACAGTCATTAATTTGTGTTAATCGCTTGAAAATAAGCTATTaagtatttattgaataattacGAACCCTTCGGaggtttctaaatattttagagtATCTTTGGCTTCCTGAAGTGCAAAGaatgttttattttgacttttCGGAGACTTTCGGAACTCTGAACAGCTCGAGGATGGAGCTCTAAGCtataaatatgaattcaaaCAAAAGAAGTCTTCCGGAAATTTTAGCAAGAGAAAGCTTccagataaaataaaaaaaatgtaaaggaGCTTCTTAATGTCTCCCTTGAACCACTGCGAGATTGTCGGGTGAAGGCTTCCTTCAGAGCTCAGAGATCCGTAAGCTATTGGAACCCACTGAGTCTTGCTGTATGACGAATTCTAAAGGAATAAATAGTACCGAACTCATTCAGTAGAGAGTCATTTGGAAGACACACGAACTCTTTGAAAGCGGAAGAGAAATATATACTTTCGAACTCATTCAGTAAAGGGTCTAATTTAAGAAAGCAAAGGTTTTAAAAGCGTATTTTGGAAGACATTCAAACTCTTTGAAAGAGGATGAGAAATATGTGGTTTCGAACCCACTCAGTCGAAAGTCTAACTAAAGAGGACAAAGGCTTAAGAagacaaaagttttaaaatgtcTTTTGAAAGCTACTCGAACTCTATgaaaattaaagagaaatataCAGTCTCAAACCCATTCAGTCGAGAGTTCATCTTGAGaggaaaaagttttttaaagcgTCTGTTGGAAGCTAGCCAACTCTTAGaaaaaatggtttatttttgcactgaattcattataaatataaaactaactTAAGGTAACAAACTCCAGAAGTCCAAACTTCTCACTAAGCCAACAAAAATTACagcttttattaaaagttgAGGTACCTCTATACTTATACTGATATTCAGCTGGATATTCTGATGAACTTCTATCCGGCCGCATTCGAGGCCCAGCTTCCTGCGTACATTTGTAAGACTTTTGAATGTAAGACAATATTTTGCGCCTTAAAAATGCAACTCtgtcagcaaactcaaacaaatatttcaaaaatatttcaaaaactcacTTTTGACTCAATCAAATAGCAAATTTCCCTTTAAATTTTAGACGAACTTCAtttgttttctaaatttattttctcaaatttctaCCGCTTtcgaataaataaattcataatttttcaatatgcaaCGCATGAGATTGTCCGAGAAGAAACGTCGCCTGCAGGTGGAGAACTACAAGAACATGATATTGATGGTGAAGCCGCGTGTGGACGACGTTTCGCCGAAACTCAATATCAGAGACGTTTTACGCGCATCGAAATTACGGGACGACTTGAATGCTTTCGATCGCATACGACGCATGAACAACGAACTGTTGCGCAGCGTCAACATGATCTCACGCGTTGGCGGACAATTGGATACGTTTCGTGAAAATCGCATGGGTCATACGCCGCGTTCGCGCATACCCTTAATAGTGCTGCGCAACCGCTATATCGAGCGCGATAATGCGAAGTTCGGGCAAATGCTGAAAACGGTCGGCACCACTTTGGATACACACGTGGCACCGCATTTGCTGCGTCACGTGCGTAAGAACTCCATAGAGTTCGTCGTGCCCGCACAGATCTTGGCCAAGTACAGTCAATTGCAAATGCCGCCCTACTCACAGTTACGGCGTCTTTTGCGACCCGTTATCTACTTCGATTTCTACGTGAAGGGCCTGCGGCCGGCTGGACGCATCACCATACAGCTGTACACGGAGGCCTGCCCGCAGGTGGTGTTGGCTTTTGTGCGCGCCTGTCGCAATAGAGACAAAAATCGTATACTGGTTAATCGGCTCTTTCCCGGACTCTGGCTGGATTGTTGTCTGCTGATACCGCAAGAGCAGAAAATTAAACCGAAACGCATAGAGTATGACATGCGTGCACTGGATCATAACCGGCCAGGCACGCTGGCCTTCTCGCTGGACAATCAGGATGCATTGCATAAAGACGCCTTGAAGTTCTCCATAAGTCTGAAGCCGTTGCAGGTCTTGAATGGAAAACGTGTGGCTTTCGGTGTGGTCAGCAGTGGTACGAAGGTGTTGGATTCCATGCAAGTCTTTGGCATGAAGAAGAGTGGCAAGCTGACGAAAAGCATCATAATAAGCGATATGGCGTTGTTGGTTTAGTGGTTCGTAGTGTCTCACTTTGTACAAATagtattagtttttgttttctctttgtaaattatatgtaaaaatttgaaaattcaacATTAAGGTGATAGCcgcaataaaaatgaagaaaatataatgcTGCTTAGATATGTGAGAGTACGGAGTATGGTACTGATTCCATTCCTAAACCCTACGAATACCCAATGAACTCAAATCTATGCTTCAGGCCGATTATCATTCAATCCCCCTACATCATCTTGAGAACCAGCATTCATTCTTTGATAATATTCCACCGAATAGAATACGCCCAgccgcagtgaagaaaatatagtagccgtagctgagagtacACGAAGGACGCGGAGAGTcgtttgatgcctgaaattgaatctAGTGTCCAGTATGTTTTGCATAACCACGGTTCGGTTAAGTTCACTATGAGATATGTGTTGCTTCTTCTGACTGatttgaaaatgcatttttcttctttgtaccttcttttattataaaaaatttcctacagggtctgTATGCATACACTGCAATTTTGTATTTGCATCTGCAGCGTCTTGCAATTCGGTATTGTCTTAATCAATAAAACCGTTTCGTGCAATTGCGCTCATAAATTATCGAACGTGAAAACAAACACACTCATTACCTTTGCCAGTTGGCCAGCCGGCAATTGATGGACGCCTTGATTCTGTGTCTTTTTCTTTGGTGCGGTAAACTCCGCCAATTTTATTATGTGACATTATAGAAACAGATAATGGGATTTAACCGTTTTGCATATGCAATTTTTGCAATTGATTGCACAGTGGAGCAATTGCtattaatttttgacaaaattatgtacgaatttattatcaaaatattggATTAGCCAGCATAAGCTTCAATCCTGAGAAGAGTATAAGTAGTGGAAGGACTTGACGTGAGTTTTCGAATGAAGCTGCTGAAGCTTTCGGGATGAAGCTGGATAAGCCATATGTGGACTGTGACTGTAAAGCTTCCTCGTCGAAGCCGGATAAGCCATATGTGGAGCCTGGCTCTGACATTTCCTCGACGAAGCTGGGTAAGCCATATGTAGATTCTGGCTGTAAAACTTTCCAAACTGGAACCTCACTTGCAACAACTTGTTATATTGAAGATACTTGCTACCAAGTCTTTTCAAGTACCCAGTctatgaaaatatgaatttgaCTAACCACAATAACCAGAGTCATGTTGAGGTTGAAGCAAATACAGTGTAGTCTCGTATTCGTGAGCTGAAGTTGAGCAAATGATTTGCACATTTGATAGATGTTGCCATAGGGATCATAGAACTGTACTTCATCTAGTATTACCAATCGGTACCGATTGTCAGAAAatatgaatttgaaaattattggcGCTCTATTATGGACTCAGTCGAAATCGCATAAGCGACTACGGCGTCATTGAAAAGGAGGATGTGAATTCATCTCATATGCTTTTGAGCTCAAGTAAAGCCCCTTAGAAATTGTCAATTCGAATAATGAGAtgaaagagagaaagaaaaaagGAAGAAGACGAACTAAACTGACAGACTTGTCATTTCGGAATACAGAGAAAGGAAGAAAAACGATATACTCTGATAGCCTCTGTGGTTCTGGTTGCCCGTTGGGATGGAAGATTTCATAAGTTAGTGGAGAATTATGAACTAGATTCTCAAAGAACGAAATCTCTATTCTTATAACAAAGTTGTTAGGCTTCCTGATCATCAAATTGTGATTCCAAAAACTAAACACTGTCAAAAAAAACCACGACTGTCAGCTTTCGGTTAGTCACCTACTTTTCGACAGCCTAGCCTGCGGCTTCTTAACACTTGCAGCACGAAAATTAGTATGTATGCAgatacttttatatatgtatataagatgaGGCATGTAAGTATCCTTGACAATTCCACTTTAGTAAAAACCGATAAATATTCATGAAAATataatgtgtgcgtgtgtgtgtgtgtgtcaattTGCATAAGCCGCGCATTTTGCGCCATTACTCATGCGCATTGCAACAATAAATCAAAGCGACGTGTTTGCaataatttcattcattctTCATTCATTCAACGTGCCGCACAAGCAATTCAGAGCAACGTAAACGTAACGTAAATGCAATTTAACTGTTGCCAGTGCCACTTAAACAATTGTTGTGTTGTGGCAGAGTACTTTTTATTGGTTTTCTCATTGTCAACGAAGCGGCAgcgaacaacagcaacaacagtgaACAGTTTGTTTTCTGGTTCAATGCAACCGCGTGTAGAATTGATTTAACCGAAAAATAAAAGCGATTGGCGAAacggtggcggcggcggcaacAATAAAATTACTGCTAACTATGCAGCCAACAACAAGGCTCGcgagaaaacaacaacaatatgcagTTCGCggcaatatctgaaaaaaaataagtttttcgtGCAAAAGTCGTGATGACGCAGCTGCGCTTCCCACTTGTCAGCGTCGTGCaagccaaaaataaaagaataatattgcaaataaaaaaaatacgaattctATTTGGCTTGGTTCACATTTAGTATTTGCGCTCACCttattaaatacaaaagtttccaAAAGCATGCGagaccgttcagtttgtatggcagctatatgctatagcaatctgatcggaacaatttctacGAATATTGCATTGTTATCTCATACATACAATAACACACTCcaaaatttcctgaagatatctcttAAAATGAAAAgggtttccatacaagcacttgattcctatctttcagttcgtatgacagctatatgctatagtggtccaagtcGACCATTCCAACGAATAACCAGCTTCCCTGTGAGAAAAAGCggatgcaaaatttcatatcgatatctcaagaaCTGAGGACCTCgatcgtatatacatatatgtatagacgGACGAAGAGACGGACAGGGCTACCTAGACTAAGCTGAtcttgctgatcatttatatataccatttttgtagttttaagaGGTCTAGGCTTACTCGACTTTTAAAATTAGTTCATTTATCTCAATCTATGATTTGTGAGTGCCTTAAGATGGTTAAGTTCCCTCCACCACCTCGGTTTCTCAGGTTAATTGACTAGCAGACTGTGTTAAGCTTCCCCTCTCCACTTTATGAGGTTATTTGACAAATAGATTGGAAAAACAAGATGAATTTCCATTGCAGCAATCTTGGATCTGCTCTTCCAGTCGCAACAGGTAAGAACTCGTTTATCTCTGCGTGTATGATTGACGAGTACATCGAGATTTTCAGCTTTGCAAATACATAGGAAAGCTTTTGACAGCCGCAGTGTTCTCAAAATTCAGAAAGTCAAAAGGAAACCTCTTTGGTGGACAGCGGAGCTTACGGAGATCTGATCTTCGAGCAGAAAACTTTTCAAGCAAAACCTCTAGAAGAAGCTCTAGCGACAATTAGGCGCTGTATGAGGTAGGACTGGCTATTTCTCAGTCTGAGTAAAAGAAAGCCAAAAAAGCTGCGTGGAGAGCATTCAACGTAAAGGTTTTCCCGAAGTCGGAAggtttatacttgtataagaaATGGCGATGCTGTATATACCACAAGCAACGAGGGGTCGTTAAAGCTACTTCTAGATACTCACTTGTCACTGGAGGTGCCTTGGGGGTACTCTTTACTCTACAGTTACTCTGAAGTCTTTTTAGACCTGCTGAAGGAAGATTACCACACCTGGGAGTTAACTTTCATTCAGGTAATACTTATATCGAGAACTATGCTAGAATTTAAGGCATCTACCACACTTTTGACAAAGCGAAAGGTCAAATCCGACCGCATGTAAAACGTCTTAAATAGTGCCACACCTCTCATCACTCAAATTACtctgcaacaacaacttgtttaaaattattttatgactACTGACAGCAGTGCTGATGCACAAATTAGATTGTGGCATATTTCAAAGAATTCtaaggcaaaaacaaaatacctcAACGAAAATGGGAAATAAATCACAAACTTCGTAACGAGCCAGCGCTGAAAGCCAGGCGTGCGTTAGCGAGCTTGTGCAATGATGTATGAATGCTAAAGCGTGGGCTGGGCTGCGGCAGCGACAAAGCCAACGCGAACACCAACGCAAATAACATTTACCGcgaaatatttgcaacaaacaATTAAGGTGATTAAAAGAAATAAGGAAATACTAAGAAAGCAAACCATACGGCAACGCTGAAGGAATCGCTAAACAAtttgcaagcaacaacaaacaactttattattgcaaataaaaatgcaatagaCATAACTGCTGGCAACCTTGCGAATGCTCACATATGGACagtgttatataatatattttatatatggaaGGTTTCGCCAGACATGCCGGCTTTTAGCTCGAGGCCCTCTTTTATGGTAAAACCAAAATAACTGTCACATTAATTTTGGCCCAGCGAACTGCCAACTACTGAGTGACTAATGTTGCCGCATTGTAGTTATTTTCAGCGCATGTCCTCCGCCTGATGTGGTCGTGTTGGTGGGTGTTGCCCATTTGCTGTCTCATTAGTATGCCACAGAGGCGTGCGAATGTAATGCCAAGCAAGCGGCAGCCACAGTGGCAGcgataaatgtaaatttttgtttgttgcaatagaaaatttggaaaaagatTTGTTTTTCATTCGCAGAGTGCATCTGAAAGCCCTATCCATTTCACGCATTCTCAGAAGTATAAAGaagtattttttagaaataattgtTACAAGGAGGTGTTCAGACACTTGGGTTGATCCCAAGATATCTAAAGTAGAAGTCAGAACCTTTACTGAGGTCTTCAAAAGAACTGGGAAGATAGAAATTTTCCGGTTTAGCGAATTCGTTATGTTTAGAATTAGATTAGGACTCAGCCTCTGACCGAGAGAAGCGCTGCGTTTGTGTAAACGTATCCAATGGCAGGCTGAGCTTCACGATGAGAACTACACTTGAACTATAATATTTCATCTCTTGTCAAACCAGAAAATAGAACTCCTGTAAACAGATCTCGAGTAGTCTATAAAGTGCCTTGAGAGCAATACAAATCTGCTTATGCATTTCTATTTCCATCAGCACAGAGGAATGCCTGTAAGCTCCAAGCTTACGCCAGGCGCTACAATGATATCCAAATCAAATGATAGGTTTTTAGCCTGGACAACGATAGAGCAATGTCCAGTTGGAACGCCTACAACTAAGGAAAGGTTAGCCGTTGTGCGGAAGATGCACTTACGAAAGCTCTTTCGATCTCCTTTGGATCAAAAGTATAAGCGACAAGCCCAAAAACTAATAATAGCTCAAAGTCCGCAGAGAAGAGCTGCTGAAGTGCAAACGTATTCTATGGCTGACTGATCCTCAAGATGGAGATCTATACAAGTGATTACAATATTCTATCTTTTTCCAGGCCAAAAATTAAGATTCCTGTAATCGGACCTAACAAACCGGTAAGCGTCTTGAAGATCTGTTTGAATTATAGGTTTTAATTCAGACTCTGCGGGATGTCTGAAAATGTGAGACCCAGTCATGTAAGTCTTTTTCTTCTAAAGGCGGGACATTAAAGtaagaaatattcaaatttctCATATTCTACAACCTATCCTATAAAATTATCAACCTTATACTGCGGACAGCGATGAGACAATGACCAATTGACCCCATCGCAACTAGGGAAAGGCTAGCCTTATTTCTGTGTAAGAGTTCTCTACACCTCTTGCGATCCACTTTgcactaaaaaaattataaatgctaGACTTACTGCGAAAGAAGAGCTCACTACACCTTCTGCGATCCACTCTGGACCAAATGGATCTTGTTATAGTGTTAACCAAGCTAGCGCGAAGTTCAGCTATCGGAGTGCATGAAAACAGTGAAGTTTTAAACCGTTCCATTCTACTGAATGCGGGGATGAGTTGATTTTTCTGCCAGCTCGTCAAGTTTACAGTTTCCTGCGGTACGAGCCTTGCTTGCTTGCTAGTCTTATCACGAAGTGGAAAAATACCATTTATAGTGGGTTTAGGCATTCATAATTCAGTTCCGCAGGAATGATTAGTGAGCTCCGGGCTAATAACAGACtcgctacaaaaaaaaactgtgttaAGTGGATTGCTTTAGCTCGGTATACACCTTCGACCTTACCGACAGAGGAGGGCCTGCCAGTGGCTAAGCTACCGCCGGATCATTGTACTTGCTGAATCCTCTCATTGCAACAAGATAACAGTCCCCGAGGAAGAACCCACGCTCCCACCGgagttaaaagaaatatttactatCTATACTATTGCCTAAGAATTAGGTAAGCATCAACACTTCTAAGGAAATGTTTGGACCTAACAACACCAAATCTGAAGTTTTTGGACCCTTATTGAAGCCATGGGGGTAGTGCAAACTGCttaaaactcggtaaatcttGATTTGAAAGCTCGATTGACGCAACCAAATATTTAACAGTAGGAAATCTTGTACATTTGAATGGATGAGACTATCTTCCGTCGGCGCCACCTTCTCGCCTGAATCCTCTGTTTTAACTATTGCGTTCAATTGCGAACTCTTCATCGCTTTATATTCAATAATTTCGCACGTTTCTCTGCGCGCTTATCTGAATGTGCGGCCATAAAATGTAATGTCGCTTCAATTCATTTCGCTTTTGCACAACGAATTCATTCAAATGCTGAAAAGCGCGCATAAAAGATAAGGGTATAATACAAATAAAGCGCGCGATTGAGCTACAAGTGGCAAGTGCCACCACGACGAgtatataataaaagtaaaataaaagtgttgcaacaaagaaattaaacaaaattaaccaTTGACGACAAACTTGCGCATAAAGCCCGCAATTTGGCACCTTTAAACCCCATAAAAACGTACAGTGACGCGGCATTAAAGTGCGATTTTTATTTCGGAgacaaacatatacacaaatttttataaatatatatgtgcgcCCTTTGCCCTTTGACACGCCTTCGCACCTGCTTTCCATTTACGCTCCAAATAATTCGCGACATTCGCTGCGCGTATGCGTCAATTGGTTGCGTGCGCCGGGTTGGTGGAGCGCGCGGTGTTGAAAACTGTCTGCACTGCTGCCACGGCTGGGAACCGCTGCAGCTCGTACTGCTTTCTTTGTGCGCGTAGCTGTGTCGCTGTCCTTCCTCCCCCTCACCTTTGAGTTCCTCGCTAATATTTAATGCTGCTTCATTACTGCGCTCACCCTTTTGCGCCCGTGAACGCGCAGCCATTGCGTTTGCCTGCGTCCGCCACCTTCTTGCTCCGCTGCTGCTCGCTCATTTTCGTTTCATTTGCAGCAAATGCAACGtgttaaatatttgattaagaatttttttattacctcgTAGTGACTGACTGGCGCGGCGCGCTCACTCACTGGCGCGCTGCCTGCCGCGCTCGCTGGCTTGCCACTTGTAAGGGCCTGCTTGCCGTTCAAATGTTTGCACGGCGCACTTGTTGttggtttctttgttttttgcgaatttttttcGCCActcatttatttgtatattttttgctttggcGTTTCTCCCGACTTCTTTGCTACTCACTTGGCTGCGTGGCATTTTAATGAGCTTGCAAATGCTTTTTGACAAAATTCTTTATACCGCGTAGAAGCGCTGCCTTTCACACACTTACATACGTGTTGCGCGTATTCACtttagttgctgttgttgtagttttggcaagtaaacacttttgtttTGGGTAATTTTTTGTCCTTCACGCGGGCGCGCTAAAAGCAAATACACGTACGaacgcataaatatttatatacttgccacatttgcatgtatgtgtgcgtgtgtgcgtgcgcgCCTGTATTTATGTATCCGCAGACAGGCAACAGCAAGGTTAAATTGTATTTGCTTGTTTGTTCCCGTGTGATGTTAATTTTTTCACCTGAGCACTCGCTGCCATTCGCACTCATACACACTATACtcgcatttgtgtgtgtgtttgtttgttttgttgtttgctttgcttgtgtttgttgttttgcgGGTAATTTTACACTTTTGTCACATTGTTGAAATCGCATTTGCTTAGCCCAACACCTGATTTTAATGTTTAATATATGTTTTCGCACTACAAGCTGacacgaacacacacactcactctcCTGTATACGTGTGTGTGCCTGGAAATGTGCAAACAAACAACATACTTTGCATTCCCGAAACTTAATGCGCATTTATAATGGCAAAGATATGCTAAATGTGCATTGTTGTGTAAATTAAATATGCGCCGGTGTACTCTCACACTCACTCATACAATGAGAGAGCGGTTGTGTGTGCGTTGGTGGGAGACGCAAGGTACATGCTTGCATTATCATTAATTCTATTTAACATTTTcacgaatataaatatttatttggtaatTAATTAATACCGAAGACTTGGAGCACGTagattttcttgaaaattaCAGAGAAAGGGAGGAAGAAAGAGAAGGTGTGAGCTgctcccacgacagtcgggttcCCGAAAATAGGTGGAgtagaaatacatttttaacgAGAACTGGCTTGATTTGGAGGcatattccaaaatttttatcaaagtaTCGCTGAAGGGTTGGGGATGTAGAGCAGGTTCGCCTCCGCAGTGCATCGTGGGTCACGCTAAATGAATTGTGACCTCTACGACCTTTCGACTTCTACTGATTTTTTTTAGCCTTTGCGCGACACGGACCTTAATTAGGACTCTTAGATGCATTCATTGACCTGATGCATCGGGCTGGTGGCCATGATATTCTACCATCAGAGTATGCAGGAGTGTCACTCTACAGAAATGGTTGAAGAGTTTTTTCCAAGACCGTCCTCGTCCCATGAAAACCCTGGTAGGTCTCCTCCTGTCATCATTAAGTTGGTCTTACAGGTGACGTCGAAGCGGCTCCCTGTTTGTGCCGGTCGACGCTAAACGAACTACCTCAAAAAAGCGTTCGTTAACCATCGCATTGGCCTCATAACTGAGATAATCGTGGGAACCGACCTCAATGAATAGTCTCTCTTGTAGAACGCCAGCGCGGCAACTGTTCACCGAGAAGGGTGATGACGGGTGGTAGACATGCATTAGCCAACAGAAACAAAAGGTAAGTGGGAAGTGAGAGGTGAAATCGCCAGCACTAGTAGAGGG
This genomic stretch from Bactrocera dorsalis isolate Fly_Bdor chromosome 5, ASM2337382v1, whole genome shotgun sequence harbors:
- the LOC105229422 gene encoding uncharacterized protein LOC105229422, producing the protein MQRMRLSEKKRRLQVENYKNMILMVKPRVDDVSPKLNIRDVLRASKLRDDLNAFDRIRRMNNELLRSVNMISRVGGQLDTFRENRMGHTPRSRIPLIVLRNRYIERDNAKFGQMLKTVGTTLDTHVAPHLLRHVRKNSIEFVVPAQILAKYSQLQMPPYSQLRRLLRPVIYFDFYVKGLRPAGRITIQLYTEACPQVVLAFVRACRNRDKNRILVNRLFPGLWLDCCLLIPQEQKIKPKRIEYDMRALDHNRPGTLAFSLDNQDALHKDALKFSISLKPLQVLNGKRVAFGVVSSGTKVLDSMQVFGMKKSGKLTKSIIISDMALLV